A single region of the Halonatronomonas betaini genome encodes:
- the glgD gene encoding glucose-1-phosphate adenylyltransferase subunit GlgD: MNNVMAILNNNPQGISLKELTGHRSLASVPIASRYRLIDFPLSNLVNSGIDNVGILLESRFRSLLDHIGPGKAWGLDTKNDGLFLLPPAHINKTGHVYKGDIENFQANLDYIHRSSQEYVIVSYPSIVCNIDYVPIVKQHIDSRADITVVYKDLETLYKDSHYTTININDDNRITDMKINPDTRKNTQVSLKRYIMRKDILLEIIDQCVSTGQWDFEKNGVSANLQNYNVQGYEIHNYIAIISSLSEYYRRNMELLQPKIFNDFFSTNGPVFTKPKDEAATKYTSKARVHNIIAANGCLINGEVEKSVLFRGVKIGENASVKNSIVMQKSQVGQGAELENVILDKNVTITPGKKLKGDPSFPLIIDKNSII, from the coding sequence ATGAATAATGTTATGGCAATACTAAATAATAACCCTCAAGGGATTTCTTTAAAAGAATTAACTGGCCATCGTTCACTGGCTTCAGTACCTATTGCCAGTAGATATAGATTAATTGACTTTCCATTATCTAACCTTGTCAATTCAGGTATTGATAATGTCGGGATTTTATTAGAGTCCAGATTCAGATCACTGCTTGATCATATAGGACCTGGTAAAGCCTGGGGTTTGGATACAAAAAATGACGGTCTCTTTTTATTACCACCAGCTCACATTAACAAAACTGGCCATGTCTATAAAGGGGATATAGAAAACTTCCAGGCAAATTTAGATTATATACACCGTTCCAGCCAGGAATATGTTATAGTCTCATATCCATCAATCGTATGTAATATAGACTATGTTCCGATTGTAAAGCAACATATTGATTCCAGGGCTGATATTACAGTTGTATATAAGGATTTAGAAACACTATATAAAGATTCTCACTACACAACTATTAATATTAATGACGATAATCGGATAACTGATATGAAAATTAACCCTGATACTAGAAAAAATACCCAGGTTTCTTTAAAAAGATATATTATGAGAAAAGATATTCTTCTTGAGATAATTGATCAGTGTGTATCTACAGGCCAGTGGGATTTTGAAAAAAATGGAGTCTCAGCTAATCTTCAAAATTATAATGTACAGGGTTATGAAATTCATAATTATATAGCTATAATTAGCTCTTTAAGTGAATATTATCGTAGAAATATGGAACTCCTCCAGCCTAAAATATTCAATGATTTCTTTAGTACAAATGGCCCGGTATTCACAAAGCCAAAAGATGAGGCTGCTACAAAGTATACCAGTAAAGCAAGGGTTCATAATATTATTGCAGCAAATGGTTGCTTAATCAATGGAGAAGTAGAAAAATCTGTGTTATTTAGAGGAGTTAAGATTGGTGAAAACGCATCTGTCAAAAATTCAATTGTAATGCAAAAGAGCCAGGTTGGCCAAGGGGCTGAACTTGAAAATGTTATTTTAGATAAAAATGTT
- a CDS encoding glucose-1-phosphate adenylyltransferase has product MSKKEMVAMLLAGGKGTRLGVLTKEIAKPAVPFGAEYRLIDFPLSNCSNSNIDTVGVLTQYEPLVLNSYIGNGSSWDLDRRDGGVTVLPPYIREGGGSWYKGTAHAIFENIKYIDLYDPDYVLVLSGDHIYKMDYSVMLEDHKATNADASIAVMEVPWEDTNRFGVMITDDKKRIVDFQEKPDDARSNLASMGIYIFNWPMLRDYLQEDAENPDSSGDFGNDIIPAMLDDQLHLNAYTFSGYWKDVGTIKSYWQAHMDLLKTDNMGLNLYDRDWVIYSVNPNRPPQYLSSEAKVRNSMINKGTKIQGEVENSVIFYGVEIGRNAVIKDSVIMPNVKIEDGAYINKAIIGQDSLIKDSARIGIGDVLKYDVTVIGEGEIITNGAKIEHGSIVG; this is encoded by the coding sequence ATGTCTAAAAAAGAAATGGTTGCAATGTTATTGGCTGGAGGAAAGGGTACCAGACTTGGAGTTTTAACAAAAGAAATAGCCAAGCCTGCTGTTCCTTTTGGTGCTGAATATCGTTTGATCGACTTCCCCCTCAGTAACTGTTCAAATTCTAATATTGATACAGTTGGAGTTCTAACCCAGTATGAACCACTTGTATTAAATTCTTATATAGGTAATGGAAGCTCATGGGATCTAGACCGTCGAGATGGTGGAGTTACTGTATTACCCCCATATATTCGAGAAGGAGGCGGGAGCTGGTATAAAGGCACAGCCCATGCAATTTTTGAAAACATAAAATATATTGATCTCTATGATCCAGATTATGTTCTTGTTCTTTCCGGTGACCATATCTACAAGATGGATTATTCAGTTATGTTAGAGGATCATAAAGCAACTAATGCTGATGCCAGCATTGCTGTAATGGAAGTTCCCTGGGAAGACACAAACAGATTCGGTGTCATGATTACTGATGATAAAAAGAGAATAGTAGATTTCCAGGAGAAACCTGATGATGCCAGAAGTAATCTAGCTTCAATGGGTATATATATCTTTAACTGGCCAATGCTTCGAGATTATCTCCAGGAAGATGCTGAAAACCCTGACTCTTCAGGTGATTTTGGTAATGATATAATACCAGCCATGCTGGATGATCAATTACATTTAAATGCCTATACATTCTCTGGCTACTGGAAAGATGTTGGAACTATAAAGAGTTACTGGCAGGCTCATATGGATTTATTAAAAACCGATAATATGGGGCTTAACCTATATGACAGAGACTGGGTAATCTACAGTGTTAATCCAAATAGGCCGCCACAATATTTAAGCAGTGAAGCAAAAGTTAGAAATTCAATGATAAATAAAGGTACAAAAATCCAGGGCGAGGTAGAAAATTCAGTAATTTTCTATGGAGTAGAAATAGGAAGAAATGCTGTAATTAAAGACTCTGTAATAATGCCTAATGTAAAAATTGAAGATGGTGCCTATATAAATAAAGCAATAATCGGTCAGGATTCATTAATCAAAGATAGTGCAAGAATCGGTATAGGAGATGTCTTAAAATATGATGTAACTGTAATAGGAGAGGGTGAAATAATTACAAACGGTGCCAAAATCGAACATGGAAGCATAGTCGGATAA
- the glgB gene encoding 1,4-alpha-glucan branching protein GlgB, whose product MKSIKPTNYDQYLFHSGKHYQAYDFMGAHPGEYNGESGTKFTVWAPNAEKISVVGDFNDWQKNKNQLKKIEDSGLWVGFIPEARPGDKYKYWITGYNGQERVKADPYAFKAEKKPKTASIVTDMDKYQWNDSKWLKTRENTDILKEPVSIYEVHLGSWKRNSKNEVYNYKEIADLLIPYLQEMNYTHVELLPIAEHPFDGSWGYQTTGYFALTSRYGSPEDFKYFVDKCHQARIGVIIDWVPSHFCKDDHGLRLFDGTELYESNIKLRAENPQWDTLNFDFGQPEVWSFLISNAIFWFEEYHIDGIRADAVSNMLYLDYGKENSNWVPNEYGGRENIDAIKFLRKMNEVVFSQYPGVMMIAEESTSWPQVTSPGYIGGLGFNMKWNMGWMNDTLEYMKSDPVFRKWEHNKLTFSLMYTYSENFVLPLSHDEVVHGKRSLLDKMPGDYWQKFANLRLLYAYMMAHPGKKLLFMGGEFGQFIEWNYKQELDWFLLDYTKHQEIQNFVRDLNQTYLNESPLWELDYSPKGFAWIEPNDNSQSVLSLIRYNTNDQPVIIALNFTPVPRDNYRIGVPKEGVYEVILNSDEDIYGGSEYSGKTKYQTDAREYHGFPYSIELTLPPLAGIYLKPAKDKRKISRP is encoded by the coding sequence ATGAAAAGTATTAAGCCTACAAATTATGATCAATATCTATTCCACAGTGGTAAACATTATCAGGCATATGATTTTATGGGAGCACATCCTGGAGAGTATAACGGCGAATCTGGAACTAAATTTACTGTCTGGGCACCTAATGCAGAAAAAATTTCAGTTGTTGGTGACTTTAATGACTGGCAAAAAAATAAGAACCAGTTAAAAAAGATTGAAGATAGTGGTTTGTGGGTTGGTTTTATACCTGAAGCCAGACCAGGAGATAAATATAAATACTGGATTACTGGCTATAACGGACAGGAACGGGTTAAAGCAGACCCCTATGCATTTAAAGCAGAAAAAAAACCTAAAACCGCCTCAATCGTTACTGATATGGACAAATACCAGTGGAATGATAGTAAATGGTTAAAAACGAGAGAAAACACAGATATTCTTAAAGAACCTGTTTCAATCTATGAAGTCCATTTAGGTTCCTGGAAAAGAAATTCTAAAAATGAAGTTTATAATTATAAAGAGATTGCAGATCTCTTAATTCCTTATCTACAGGAAATGAATTATACCCATGTTGAACTCCTGCCAATCGCAGAACATCCCTTTGATGGGTCCTGGGGATATCAGACAACAGGATATTTTGCTCTAACAAGTAGATATGGCAGCCCTGAAGACTTCAAATATTTTGTTGACAAATGCCATCAAGCCAGAATTGGAGTTATTATTGACTGGGTTCCTAGCCATTTCTGTAAAGATGATCATGGTCTTAGATTATTTGATGGAACTGAATTATATGAAAGCAATATTAAGTTAAGAGCTGAAAATCCACAATGGGACACTCTAAACTTTGATTTCGGACAACCGGAGGTATGGAGCTTTTTAATTTCCAATGCCATCTTCTGGTTTGAAGAATACCATATTGATGGTATAAGAGCTGATGCTGTAAGTAACATGCTATATCTCGATTATGGCAAAGAAAATTCAAACTGGGTCCCCAATGAATATGGTGGCCGAGAAAATATTGATGCAATTAAATTTTTAAGAAAGATGAATGAAGTAGTATTTTCCCAATATCCAGGTGTCATGATGATAGCTGAAGAATCTACTTCCTGGCCCCAGGTCACTTCTCCAGGCTATATTGGTGGACTCGGGTTTAATATGAAATGGAATATGGGCTGGATGAATGATACCCTTGAATACATGAAGTCTGATCCTGTATTTAGAAAATGGGAGCATAATAAATTAACTTTTTCATTAATGTATACCTATTCTGAGAACTTTGTACTGCCTTTATCCCATGATGAAGTTGTTCATGGCAAAAGATCTCTACTTGATAAAATGCCTGGAGATTACTGGCAGAAATTTGCTAATTTAAGACTGCTTTATGCCTATATGATGGCCCACCCAGGCAAAAAGTTATTATTCATGGGTGGAGAGTTCGGACAATTTATAGAATGGAACTATAAACAGGAATTAGACTGGTTTCTTCTGGATTATACAAAACATCAGGAAATCCAGAACTTTGTTAGAGATTTAAATCAAACTTATCTAAATGAGTCTCCCCTCTGGGAACTTGATTATAGTCCAAAGGGGTTTGCATGGATTGAGCCAAATGATAATAGTCAGAGTGTATTAAGTTTAATCCGCTATAATACTAATGACCAACCAGTAATAATCGCTTTAAATTTCACTCCTGTTCCTAGAGATAATTATAGAATAGGAGTTCCAAAGGAAGGGGTTTATGAAGTTATTCTTAATAGTGATGAAGATATCTATGGGGGCTCGGAATATTCAGGAAAGACTAAATATCAGACTGATGCCCGTGAATACCATGGATTTCCCTATTCAATAGAATTAACTCTGCCTCCACTGGCAGGGATATATTTAAAGCCAGCAAAAGATAAACGAAAAATATCTAGACCATAA
- the glgA gene encoding glycogen synthase GlgA, producing the protein MAKKKVLFVTSEAAPFVKTGGLGDVAGSLPEAMREKGHDVRVVLPEYSQLNSTYKSQLEHVTHFRTNITWRNEYVGVNKLEHNGVPFYFIDNKKYFDRSNLYDNPDRHLQFILFMRGALEMLSEIDFKPDIIHCNDWQTGLIPLLLKDNYKRYNFYRDMKTVFTIHNLRYQGIFGPEIVSDSLGVDPAHFYDGNIRHDGLVNFMKAGIMYGDKITTVSNTYASEIKTPYFGEGLDYALRMRGDDLEGIVNGISFDENDPASDKEIFANFDASNFQGKAKNRRALQSFLGLEINPDKRILSIITRLVEQKGIDLIKHVSEEIVNTGLQFVVLGTGNPEYEDFFRDLSNRYPDQVAAEIKYDFTLAKRIYASSDFFLMPSQFEPCGLGQLFAMRYGTVPIVRETGGLKDTVEPYQDGEGSGFTFKEYNAHKMLNAIEAAADLASKPKELETLQKNIMKRDFSWDKSAEKYLDLYDDIIVDEKPEISIVDKKETKEIKKAKEIKKAKEIKEEKKAKTTSRDDSDLEKVNINLADSTELEKVKGIGPAYARRIIAYRDENGDFSELDELLNVDGIGPARLESIKPGIDL; encoded by the coding sequence ATGGCTAAGAAAAAAGTTTTATTTGTGACATCTGAGGCGGCTCCATTTGTTAAAACTGGAGGTTTAGGTGATGTTGCCGGTTCCCTTCCAGAAGCGATGAGAGAAAAAGGTCATGATGTTAGAGTTGTATTACCTGAATATAGCCAGTTAAATTCGACTTACAAAAGTCAACTTGAGCATGTAACACATTTTAGAACAAATATAACCTGGAGAAATGAGTATGTAGGAGTAAATAAATTAGAACATAACGGTGTTCCTTTTTATTTCATTGATAATAAAAAATATTTTGACCGGAGTAATCTCTATGATAACCCGGATCGCCATTTACAGTTTATTTTATTTATGCGGGGAGCTCTTGAGATGCTTTCTGAGATAGATTTTAAACCAGATATAATTCATTGTAATGACTGGCAGACTGGTCTTATTCCACTTTTATTAAAGGATAATTATAAAAGATATAATTTTTATAGAGATATGAAAACTGTTTTTACTATTCATAATTTAAGGTATCAGGGGATTTTTGGACCTGAAATAGTTTCTGACTCTTTAGGAGTAGACCCTGCTCACTTTTATGACGGAAATATTCGCCATGATGGTCTTGTTAATTTTATGAAAGCAGGAATAATGTATGGCGATAAAATAACAACTGTAAGTAATACCTATGCCAGTGAAATAAAGACACCATATTTTGGCGAGGGTTTAGATTATGCCTTGAGGATGAGAGGCGATGATCTTGAGGGAATAGTAAATGGTATCAGCTTTGATGAGAATGATCCTGCTAGCGATAAAGAAATATTTGCGAATTTTGATGCAAGTAATTTTCAGGGTAAAGCAAAAAACAGGAGAGCTTTACAATCCTTTTTAGGATTGGAGATTAATCCAGATAAAAGGATTTTAAGTATAATTACTAGACTGGTTGAACAAAAAGGTATAGATTTAATTAAGCATGTCTCTGAAGAAATAGTAAATACAGGTTTGCAATTTGTGGTTTTAGGAACTGGCAACCCTGAGTATGAAGACTTCTTTAGAGATCTATCTAACCGTTATCCTGATCAGGTTGCAGCTGAAATCAAATATGATTTCACCCTGGCCAAAAGAATTTATGCCAGTTCTGATTTCTTTTTAATGCCCTCTCAATTTGAGCCCTGTGGTCTGGGACAACTATTTGCGATGAGATATGGAACTGTTCCAATTGTAAGAGAAACTGGAGGTTTAAAGGATACAGTTGAACCATATCAAGACGGAGAAGGTTCCGGGTTTACATTTAAAGAATATAATGCCCATAAGATGCTAAATGCTATTGAAGCTGCTGCAGATCTGGCGTCTAAGCCGAAGGAATTGGAAACTCTTCAAAAAAATATAATGAAAAGAGATTTTAGCTGGGATAAGTCAGCAGAAAAATATTTAGACTTATATGATGATATAATTGTTGATGAAAAACCGGAGATTTCAATTGTAGATAAAAAAGAAACTAAAGAAATCAAAAAAGCTAAAGAAATCAAAAAAGCTAAAGAAATTAAAGAAGAAAAGAAAGCTAAAACAACAAGCAGAGATGATTCTGATTTAGAAAAAGTAAATATTAATCTAGCAGATAGCACAGAACTGGAAAAGGTTAAAGGTATTGGCCCTGCCTATGCCAGAAGAATTATAGCTTACCGAGATGAAAATGGTGATTTTTCTGAATTAGATGAGTTGTTAAATGTTGATGGTATTGGTCCAGCCAGACTTGAATCTATTAAACCAGGTATAGATCTTTAA
- a CDS encoding Asp23/Gls24 family envelope stress response protein, whose translation MVETNKSELGGMNIASEVLGIVAGIAATEVDGVAAMSGGLVRGIAEMLGRKNLSKGVKLEETDEGVIVELNLIVEFEVNIPKVTEEVQRNVKKSLEKMTGVDVKAVNINVLGIDIPEFVSEDESVMEEDEEDIGDINDTEEKADSEEDKD comes from the coding sequence ATGGTAGAAACCAATAAGTCAGAACTAGGCGGTATGAATATAGCCAGTGAGGTTTTAGGTATTGTTGCCGGGATTGCAGCCACCGAGGTTGATGGTGTTGCAGCAATGAGTGGCGGCTTAGTTCGTGGAATTGCTGAAATGCTAGGAAGAAAAAACCTGTCCAAAGGCGTAAAATTAGAAGAAACAGATGAAGGTGTTATTGTTGAATTAAACTTAATTGTAGAATTTGAAGTTAATATTCCCAAGGTGACAGAAGAGGTTCAGAGAAATGTTAAAAAATCACTGGAAAAAATGACTGGGGTAGATGTTAAAGCTGTAAATATTAATGTATTGGGAATAGATATTCCTGAATTTGTCTCTGAAGATGAGTCTGTAATGGAAGAAGATGAAGAGGATATAGGGGATATAAATGATACTGAAGAAAAAGCAGATTCGGAAGAAGATAAAGATTAA
- a CDS encoding alpha/beta hydrolase yields the protein MKVKSIIKKIFRPIIIIPLLIFLLVIGGAVLSWALQSYNAEDIALDFLESTESVNIIEEGNYLLFEPEDFTDNKPGLILYPGAQVEHKAYSRLAYKFAEDGYSTIIVNMPLELAILGWRRADGARELIPEQNSWYLIGHSLGGAMASRFISREEPDWVNGLILLSAYPASSDSLGDHDIDVLSIYGDKDEIVDLELLQERRNILPDSAIFTEIIGANHSGFADYGEQDGDGEAMITTEEQINQTVKYISEFIEERR from the coding sequence ATGAAAGTAAAAAGTATAATCAAAAAAATATTCAGGCCTATAATTATTATTCCTCTTCTGATTTTTTTACTGGTGATCGGAGGTGCTGTTTTAAGCTGGGCACTTCAGAGTTATAATGCTGAAGATATTGCTTTAGATTTCTTAGAGAGTACCGAGTCTGTGAATATTATAGAAGAAGGCAATTATTTGTTATTTGAACCAGAAGATTTTACTGATAATAAACCTGGATTGATTTTATATCCAGGTGCTCAGGTAGAGCATAAAGCCTATAGTCGTCTGGCTTATAAGTTTGCAGAGGATGGTTACTCGACAATAATAGTTAATATGCCTTTAGAACTAGCTATTTTAGGCTGGAGAAGAGCTGATGGAGCTAGAGAATTAATTCCAGAGCAAAATAGCTGGTATCTAATCGGCCATTCATTAGGAGGAGCAATGGCTTCAAGATTTATAAGTAGAGAAGAACCAGACTGGGTAAATGGCTTGATTTTATTGTCTGCATACCCGGCCAGCTCTGATTCCCTTGGGGATCATGATATTGATGTATTATCTATATATGGAGATAAAGACGAAATAGTTGATCTTGAGTTATTACAGGAGAGAAGAAATATATTGCCAGATTCAGCTATTTTTACTGAAATAATAGGTGCAAATCATTCAGGATTTGCTGATTATGGTGAACAGGATGGTGATGGTGAGGCCATGATAACTACAGAAGAGCAGATTAATCAGACAGTAAAATATATCAGTGAATTTATAGAAGAAAGAAGATGA
- a CDS encoding PfkB family carbohydrate kinase, protein MRKIKVLVIGDIVIDHYPDSRNSYIGGSAANVALAFKRNSLKSDVDLIGIIGDDFAGEQLYTKLRAKGINLDKIMKLSGKTARANWRRKDSGTELISIDKGVDQGIPLDYLTGINIGKYDLVHATPYSLGLKEIKYLKANSKSFSFDASFIFGTDDIVELMPETDWFFISGGLAREHQWISKLVFLPAEGLILLNGEEGVKFFNSNLEMDEISTKNRDEIYDDLGAGDIFIGKLLSDYYRNSRDKNMKNLLGKAIKAAGKACQNEGASNLSLV, encoded by the coding sequence ATGAGAAAAATTAAGGTGCTTGTTATAGGCGATATTGTCATTGACCATTATCCTGACAGTAGAAATAGTTATATAGGTGGCAGTGCTGCCAATGTTGCTCTAGCCTTTAAGAGAAATAGCCTGAAATCAGATGTGGATCTCATCGGAATAATTGGCGATGATTTTGCAGGTGAGCAATTATATACTAAATTAAGGGCTAAAGGTATTAATCTGGATAAAATAATGAAATTATCAGGTAAAACGGCCAGGGCTAACTGGAGGAGGAAAGACTCTGGGACTGAGTTAATTAGTATAGATAAAGGAGTTGACCAGGGGATTCCTTTAGATTATTTAACAGGTATTAATATAGGAAAGTATGATTTAGTTCATGCAACTCCATATAGCCTGGGGTTGAAGGAAATAAAATATTTAAAAGCCAATTCAAAAAGCTTTTCATTTGATGCCTCTTTTATCTTTGGGACAGATGATATAGTTGAATTAATGCCTGAAACTGACTGGTTTTTTATCTCCGGGGGGCTTGCCAGGGAGCATCAGTGGATTAGTAAATTGGTTTTTTTACCAGCAGAAGGATTGATTTTATTAAATGGAGAAGAGGGAGTCAAATTTTTTAACTCTAATCTTGAGATGGATGAAATTTCAACTAAGAATAGAGATGAAATCTATGATGATCTAGGAGCTGGAGATATTTTTATTGGTAAGCTACTATCTGATTATTATAGGAATAGCAGGGATAAAAATATGAAAAATTTATTGGGAAAAGCTATAAAAGCAGCAGGCAAGGCCTGCCAGAATGAAGGAGCCAGTAATTTAAGCCTTGTCTGA
- a CDS encoding ECF transporter S component, with protein sequence MQLSTKEIVVAGMLGAISIVLGVTRLGFIPVPTPAGNATIMHIPAILGAVLEGPVVGALIGLIFGIFSFLQPGAPMFTDPLIAIVPRIFIGIFAYFAYRSLVKRNESLALITAGIVGTLVNTIFVLGLAVIRDFLPLSAAIGAAWLHGLPEVVLAAVLVSLVGKGVLKYRRSN encoded by the coding sequence TTGCAATTATCAACAAAGGAAATAGTGGTAGCAGGAATGTTAGGAGCAATTTCGATTGTCTTAGGAGTTACTCGGCTTGGTTTTATTCCAGTACCGACCCCGGCAGGTAATGCAACAATCATGCATATACCGGCAATTCTAGGGGCTGTTCTGGAAGGACCGGTAGTTGGTGCGCTGATTGGTTTAATATTTGGTATTTTTAGTTTTTTACAGCCAGGTGCGCCGATGTTTACTGATCCTTTAATAGCTATAGTTCCAAGGATCTTTATTGGTATTTTTGCTTATTTTGCTTACAGGTCTCTGGTAAAGAGAAATGAAAGTCTGGCATTAATAACAGCCGGTATTGTTGGAACTCTGGTAAATACAATATTTGTTTTAGGACTGGCCGTGATCCGTGATTTTTTACCATTATCTGCAGCTATTGGAGCTGCCTGGTTACATGGATTGCCAGAAGTTGTGCTGGCAGCTGTATTAGTCAGTCTTGTAGGCAAAGGTGTATTAAAATATCGCCGAAGCAATTAA
- the lpdA gene encoding dihydrolipoyl dehydrogenase produces the protein MSKKDNNLNYDLVVIGGGPGGYVAAIRASRQGARVALVEKESIGGVCLNWGCIPTKAMIRSAEIYHEVQDARKFGINIEGEATIDLPSVIKRKDRIVRRLVKGIEVLLKNEDVDTYNGIGLLSKPDQVQVELDDGKEQILNAENIIIATGSKTADLPIPGMDLPGVITSRDALDLEEMPDKLVVIGGGVIGMEFAFLYANMGVEVTVIEFEDSIVPDADNDITDELTKLARNKKINIHTSSQAKKIAETEGRNNNMLVAFEKEGEEKYIITDKVLVAVGRLPNLPGIDTESLGLELNERRGGIKVDDHMRTSVDGIYAIGDVTDKVMLAHVASHQGIVAADNITGTEHKMDYKAVPSAIFTDPEVATVGMSEKDAKEAGINYVVGRFPFSANGKVMAMGERRGFVKIIKEEETGQVIGAGIIGLHATDLIASLTLAVNRNLTAHEIAETIHAHPTTAEVIHEAALDTEGGAIHYSK, from the coding sequence ATGAGTAAGAAAGATAATAATTTAAATTATGATCTTGTTGTAATTGGAGGAGGCCCTGGTGGATATGTGGCAGCTATTAGAGCATCCAGACAGGGAGCCAGAGTGGCACTGGTTGAGAAGGAATCTATTGGTGGTGTCTGCTTAAACTGGGGTTGTATTCCAACTAAAGCGATGATCCGTTCAGCTGAGATTTATCATGAAGTGCAGGATGCCCGCAAATTTGGGATTAATATAGAGGGAGAGGCTACAATTGATCTGCCTTCAGTGATAAAGAGGAAAGATAGAATTGTTAGACGGCTGGTTAAAGGGATTGAAGTTCTTTTGAAAAATGAAGATGTTGATACATATAATGGTATCGGTTTATTAAGTAAGCCAGACCAGGTTCAGGTAGAATTAGATGATGGTAAAGAACAGATCTTAAATGCTGAGAATATTATTATTGCAACAGGCTCAAAGACTGCCGACCTGCCTATTCCAGGTATGGATCTTCCAGGTGTTATTACAAGTCGAGATGCCCTTGATCTAGAAGAAATGCCAGATAAGCTGGTTGTGATTGGAGGCGGAGTTATTGGTATGGAATTTGCCTTTCTCTATGCCAATATGGGTGTTGAAGTCACAGTAATTGAATTTGAGGATTCAATAGTACCAGATGCTGATAATGATATCACTGATGAATTGACTAAACTGGCCAGAAATAAGAAAATTAATATACATACTTCAAGTCAGGCCAAAAAGATTGCAGAGACAGAGGGCCGGAATAATAATATGCTGGTTGCTTTTGAAAAAGAGGGAGAAGAGAAATATATAATTACAGATAAGGTCCTGGTTGCTGTTGGACGTCTGCCAAATCTACCAGGAATTGATACAGAATCTTTAGGACTGGAATTAAATGAGAGAAGAGGTGGCATCAAGGTTGATGATCATATGAGAACATCTGTTGATGGAATTTATGCTATCGGCGATGTTACTGATAAGGTGATGCTGGCCCATGTTGCCTCCCATCAGGGGATTGTGGCTGCTGATAATATTACAGGAACTGAGCATAAAATGGATTATAAAGCTGTTCCAAGTGCAATCTTTACAGATCCTGAAGTAGCTACAGTTGGTATGAGTGAAAAGGATGCTAAAGAAGCCGGGATTAATTATGTTGTTGGCCGCTTTCCATTCAGCGCCAACGGCAAGGTTATGGCTATGGGAGAACGCCGTGGTTTTGTTAAGATCATTAAAGAAGAGGAGACCGGTCAGGTGATTGGAGCAGGTATTATTGGGTTACATGCCACCGACCTGATTGCATCTTTAACTCTGGCTGTTAACAGGAATCTGACTGCCCATGAGATAGCAGAGACGATCCATGCCCATCCAACAACTGCTGAAGTTATTCATGAGGCTGCTTTAGATACTGAAGGTGGCGCGATTCATTACAGTAAGTAA